One genomic segment of Brassica napus cultivar Da-Ae chromosome A3, Da-Ae, whole genome shotgun sequence includes these proteins:
- the LOC125574990 gene encoding uncharacterized protein LOC125574990 isoform X1 has translation MGDSVPLKLALPELKYPIGSQPKEKSAINQYSGSDYISIVKSILKPDEMIRVRGSFLGPVMKLSERGLKLSAKIVYAILTRSIVSVKENEGWFHFGAQPMRFSIREFHMMTGLKCSGALEGPRRETERFNWELLKGRSHKLSDVVDQLRNTREDASEERICLAMLILVESILLRKSKGGSFPLEYAKNAQDMTYPWGKEAYIVLLKSIQNAVANHLENKSKFELQGYPLVFLLWILESIPLLRNKFSKCVPTVEVPGPTYLCEKYTEIENPSLDRVLQVEADTKLKVHCILPSIPHDPEDDISMEDKYSDELETVKDVTKKGYKITADDWENRCVDTFDTLDALIQMMANKETGQASTPIDEDSVNEKVNRIITVMEENLKSMKDRMSLLEEENIHLRARVSELEGNSNVFPTNVTQKRSSGTPLSPMSHTQPSSETPLSPMSQQPNLTHEETMIESAASPKSQQNEDYTQSSSETPLSPMSQQPNLTNEDTMNESDDETHALDTQVFSPNLTKEKETETSTGERPSNPNQDGKPDDEIVREKLTSESPASQSQVLQKETVEMNETPSSPIAPKSIETPVYTPSQTQQIEREPSDDTPALDTQVFTPNLTKERETQTSTDETPPKTNQGEGKPDDEIVIESPAAQTQVLQKETLEMNETPSSPISPKSIETQVFTPIQKQQTVTEETYEATQPLTEIISANNKKEDTHAVHYRPSSPLSSLIALVIEENKNALSETETATQYFSTSEGEHSQSSRKNQAEEYLKDTTEPTTELVSTDVSKTQPLTPQTQHLQTSEGDQSDETPSEQNQAEENLKDTTEPTTELVSTYVSKMPPITQQTEHLQTSSIDFSEKNEVEVSRLLAHFQIGAEVEILSTDDEIWYPGKVVDLKLCEGLEELTVEYTTLFTDQHRLQKLQDTITADKIRPATPTSDQKSFEMMDKVEAFYNNGWSSGQISMVLGDNTYSVCLYTSMETILFKHSDLRIHREWKDGVWKMADKVKPDKKRKAAASSQNSGMDNVFLRRSERVPKRSRDTKTPFKSDRNPALTVIPEIIPAVDPFSTPAEHKLSRLQNWMTLKPGMHETSLSINDNKIRKSFFQSMENAKKDLKKEHIDGAFAMLNCRRNENAAWFHNYKIPKACFLPMEFLHCLLSDDLAYKKEKVKGKKIFNDLFKDTVRGKVYPEKTWGEDVDVVYGITLGKKSNVWIGMEIHLKKKRITVYDCFQKESNSIDIPQVKKLAVLISNLLVESSGDEVDKVKMIPFEIEQAQGLPKTKHPFNCGIFLVKILECQSLKIGDMTKINDDNALELRRTLSCEIFNQFVDESFGK, from the exons atgggAGATTCAGTACCTCTAAAACTAGCACTGCCAGAGCTGAAGTATCCTATTGGTTCACAGCCAAAAGAAAAGTCAGCAATCAACCAATACTCTGGTTCAGATTATATCTCTATTGTCAAAAGCATCCTAAAACCAGATGAGATGATAAGAGTCCGAGGATCATTTCTGGGACCTGTAATGAAGCTCAGTGAGAGAGGATTGAAGTTATCAGCAAAGATAGTCTACGCCATTCTCACTAGAAGCATCGTTTCTGTCAAGGAGAATGAAGGCTGGTTCCATTTCGGTGCGCAGCCAATGAGGTTCTCTATAAGAGAATTTCATATGATGACAGGCTTGAAATGTAGTGGTGCATTAGAAGGACCACGAAGGGAAACCGAGAGATTTAATTGGGAATTGCTAAAGGGGCGTAGTCATAAGTTAAGTGACGTGGTGGACCAGCtcagaaacacaagagaagatgcTTCTGAGGAGAGAATATGCCTCGCAATGCTCATCCTGGTAGAGAGCATATTATTGCGGAAGAGCAAAGGAGGGAGTTTTCCTTTGGAATATGCGAAAAATGCACAGGATATGACATATCCATGGGGAAAAGAGGCTTACATTGTGCTCCTGAAGTCAATTCAAAACGCTGTCGCGAATCATTTGGAGAATAAATCCAAATTTGagttgcaaggttatcctctagTATTCCTTCTTTGGATACTAGAGTCGATTCCTTTGCTAAGGAATAAGTTCAGTAAGTGTGTACCAACAGTTGAGGTTCCTGGGCCGACTTACTTGTGTGAAAAATACACTGAGATAGAGAATCCATCACTTGATAGGGTTTTACAGGTTGAAGCTGATACAAAG CTGAAGGTCCATTGCATACTACCTTCTATTCCTCATGATCCAGAAGATGATATCTCCATGGAAGACAAATATAGTGACGAGTTGGaaacagtgaaagatgtaaCAAAGAAAGGGTACAAGATTACAGCCGATGACTGGGAAAATAGGTGTGTAGACACATTTGACACATTGGATGCTCTTATTCAAATGATGGCAAATAAGGAGACTGGCCAAGCTTCTACTCCGATTGATGAGGATTCAGtaaatgaaaaagtgaacaggatCATCACGGTAATGGAGGAGAATCTGAAGAGCATGAAGGATCGAATGTCATTActggaagaagaaaacatacaTCTTAGAGCTCGTGTGTCAGAGTTGGAAGGAAACAGCAATGTTTTTCCCACTAACGTGACACAAAAG CGATCCAGTGGgacacctttatctccaatgtctcacacgcaaccatcgagtgagacacctttatctccaatgtctcaacagcctaatttgacacatgag GAGACAATGATTGAATCAGCTGCATCTCCAAAGTCTCAACAAAATGAG GATTACACGCAATCATCGAGTGAGacgcctttatctccaatgtctcaacagcctaatttgacaaatgag GACACAATGAATGAATCAGATGATGAAACTCATGCCCTTGATACTCAAGTATTCTCTCCTAATCTGACaaaagag AAAGAAACAGAAACGTCTACCGGTGAGAGGCCATCCAATCCTAATCAAGATGGAAAACCAGATGATGAG attgtgaGAGAGAAATTAACAAGTGAGTCACCTGCTAGTCAGAGTCAAGTTTTGCAGAAAGAAACAGTAGAAATGAATGagacaccttcttctccaataGCTCCAAAGAGTATTGAAACTCCCGTTTATACTCCAAGTCAGACTCAGCAG ATTGAGAGAGAGCCATCGGATGACACGCCTGCCCTTGATACTCAAGTTTTTACTCCTAATCTGACaaaagag AGGGAAACACAAACCTCTACTGATGAAACGCcacccaaaactaatcaaggaGAAGGAAAACCAGATGATGAG ATTGTGATTGAGTCACCTGCTGCTCAGACTCAAGTTTTGCAAAAAGAAACACTGGAAATGAATGagacaccttcttctccaatatCTCCAAAGAGTATTGAGACTCAAGTTTTTACTCCAATTCAGAAACAGCAg aCGGTAACAGAGGAAACGTATGAGGCTACACAGCCATTGACTGAGATCATTTCAGCAAACAATAAAAAG GAGGATACACATGCTGTGCATTACAGACCCTCCTCTCCATTGTCTTCACTAATTGCACTAGTtattgaagaaaataagaatgctttg AGTGAGACAGAAACTGCGACCCAATATTTTTCTACAAGTGAAGGAGAGCATTCACAATCAAGCAGAAAGAATCAAGCGGAAGAATATCTCAAGGATACTACAGAACCTACTACTGAGCTAGTTTCCACAGATGTTTCGAAGACACAGCCTCTTACTCCGCAAACACAGCACCTTCAGACAAGTGAGGGAGATCAATCCGATGAGACACCATCAGAGCAGAATCAAGCAGAAGAAAATCTCAAGGATACTACAGAACCTACTACTGAGCTAGTTTCCACATATGTTTCGAAGATGCCGCCTATTACTCAGCAAACAGAGCATCTTCAGACAAGTTCTAtagatttttcagaaaaaaacgaG GTTGAAGTAAGCAGGCTTCTAGCTCACTTTCAAATAGGCGCAGAGGTTGAAATTTTGTCTACTGATGACGAAATATGGTATCCAGGAAAGGTTGTTGATCTTAAACTGTGTGAAGGACTAGAGGAGCTGACAGTTGAGTACACGACACTCTTCACAGACCAACATAGACTTCAGAAACTTCAGGATACTATCACGGCTGACAAAATACGTCCTGCAACACCAACTAGTGACCAAAAATCCTTTGAGATGATGGATAAGGTAGAAGCCTTCTACAACAATGGCTGGAGCAGCGGACAAATTAGCATGGTACTTGGTGATAACACATACTCGGTGTGTCTCTATACTTCTATGGAAACTATTCTATTCAAACATTCAGATTTGCGAATTCATAGAGAATGGAAAGATGGAGTCTGGAAGATGGCAGATAAG GTGAAGCCTGATAAGAAAAGGAAAGCTGCTGCCTCATCACAAAATTCAGGAATGgataatgttttcctaagaagGAGCGAGAGGGTGCCTAAACGATCTAGAGACACAAAAACTCCATTCAAGTCTGACAGAAATCCGGCTTTAACTGTAATACCTGAGATTATACCTGCAGTTGATCCGTTTTCAACTCCTGCGGAACATAAGCTTTCAAGGCTTCAAAATTGGATGACATTAAAGCCCGGCATGCATGAAAC GTCCCTATCAATCAATGATAATAAGATAAGGAAATCTTTCTTTCAAAGCATGGAAAATGCAAAAAAGGACCTTAAGAAAGAG cacatTGATGGAGCCTTTGCAATGCTAAATTGCAGAAGAAATGAGAATGCTGCTTGGTTCCACAACTACAAGATTCCAAAGGCGTGCTTCCTACCTATGGAGTTCTTGCATTGCTTGCTCTCTGATGATTTGGCttacaagaaagaaaaggtcaaaggtaaaaagattttcaacgatttatttaaagatactGTGAGAGGGAAGGTATATCCAGAGAAGACATGGGGAGAAGATGTTGATGTTGTGTATGGGATTACTCTTGGAAAAAAAAGCAATGTCTGGATTGGGATGGAAattcatttgaagaagaaaagaatcacaGTATATGATTGTTTTCAAAAGGAAAGCAACAGCATTGATATTCCTCAAGTGAAAAAGTTGGCAG TGTTGATTTCTAATCTGCTGGTGGAATCTTCTGGTGATGAGGTAGATAAGGTGAAGATGATTCCATTTGAGATTGAGCAGGCACAAGGTTTACCCAAGACAAAACATCCTTTCAACTGTGGGATATTTCTTGTCAAGATTCTGGAGTGCCAGTCATTGAAGATAGGAGACATGACAAAGATTAATGATGACAATGCATTGGAGCTAAGGAGAACCTTGTCTTGTGAGATCTTCAACCAATTTGTGGATGAGAGCTTTGGGAAATGA
- the LOC125574990 gene encoding uncharacterized protein LOC125574990 isoform X2 has protein sequence MGDSVPLKLALPELKYPIGSQPKEKSAINQYSGSDYISIVKSILKPDEMIRVRGSFLGPVMKLSERGLKLSAKIVYAILTRSIVSVKENEGWFHFGAQPMRFSIREFHMMTGLKCSGALEGPRRETERFNWELLKGRSHKLSDVVDQLRNTREDASEERICLAMLILVESILLRKSKGGSFPLEYAKNAQDMTYPWGKEAYIVLLKSIQNAVANHLENKSKFELQGYPLVFLLWILESIPLLRNKFSKCVPTVEVPGPTYLCEKYTEIENPSLDRVLQVEADTKLKVHCILPSIPHDPEDDISMEDKYSDELETVKDVTKKGYKITADDWENRCVDTFDTLDALIQMMANKETGQASTPIDEDSVNEKVNRIITVMEENLKSMKDRMSLLEEENIHLRARVSELEGNSNVFPTNVTQKRSSGTPLSPMSHTQPSSETPLSPMSQQPNLTHEETMIESAASPKSQQNEDYTQSSSETPLSPMSQQPNLTNEDTMNESDDETHALDTQVFSPNLTKERETQTSTDETPPKTNQGEGKPDDEIVIESPAAQTQVLQKETLEMNETPSSPISPKSIETQVFTPIQKQQTVTEETYEATQPLTEIISANNKKEDTHAVHYRPSSPLSSLIALVIEENKNALSETETATQYFSTSEGEHSQSSRKNQAEEYLKDTTEPTTELVSTDVSKTQPLTPQTQHLQTSEGDQSDETPSEQNQAEENLKDTTEPTTELVSTYVSKMPPITQQTEHLQTSSIDFSEKNEVEVSRLLAHFQIGAEVEILSTDDEIWYPGKVVDLKLCEGLEELTVEYTTLFTDQHRLQKLQDTITADKIRPATPTSDQKSFEMMDKVEAFYNNGWSSGQISMVLGDNTYSVCLYTSMETILFKHSDLRIHREWKDGVWKMADKVKPDKKRKAAASSQNSGMDNVFLRRSERVPKRSRDTKTPFKSDRNPALTVIPEIIPAVDPFSTPAEHKLSRLQNWMTLKPGMHETSLSINDNKIRKSFFQSMENAKKDLKKEHIDGAFAMLNCRRNENAAWFHNYKIPKACFLPMEFLHCLLSDDLAYKKEKVKGKKIFNDLFKDTVRGKVYPEKTWGEDVDVVYGITLGKKSNVWIGMEIHLKKKRITVYDCFQKESNSIDIPQVKKLAVLISNLLVESSGDEVDKVKMIPFEIEQAQGLPKTKHPFNCGIFLVKILECQSLKIGDMTKINDDNALELRRTLSCEIFNQFVDESFGK, from the exons atgggAGATTCAGTACCTCTAAAACTAGCACTGCCAGAGCTGAAGTATCCTATTGGTTCACAGCCAAAAGAAAAGTCAGCAATCAACCAATACTCTGGTTCAGATTATATCTCTATTGTCAAAAGCATCCTAAAACCAGATGAGATGATAAGAGTCCGAGGATCATTTCTGGGACCTGTAATGAAGCTCAGTGAGAGAGGATTGAAGTTATCAGCAAAGATAGTCTACGCCATTCTCACTAGAAGCATCGTTTCTGTCAAGGAGAATGAAGGCTGGTTCCATTTCGGTGCGCAGCCAATGAGGTTCTCTATAAGAGAATTTCATATGATGACAGGCTTGAAATGTAGTGGTGCATTAGAAGGACCACGAAGGGAAACCGAGAGATTTAATTGGGAATTGCTAAAGGGGCGTAGTCATAAGTTAAGTGACGTGGTGGACCAGCtcagaaacacaagagaagatgcTTCTGAGGAGAGAATATGCCTCGCAATGCTCATCCTGGTAGAGAGCATATTATTGCGGAAGAGCAAAGGAGGGAGTTTTCCTTTGGAATATGCGAAAAATGCACAGGATATGACATATCCATGGGGAAAAGAGGCTTACATTGTGCTCCTGAAGTCAATTCAAAACGCTGTCGCGAATCATTTGGAGAATAAATCCAAATTTGagttgcaaggttatcctctagTATTCCTTCTTTGGATACTAGAGTCGATTCCTTTGCTAAGGAATAAGTTCAGTAAGTGTGTACCAACAGTTGAGGTTCCTGGGCCGACTTACTTGTGTGAAAAATACACTGAGATAGAGAATCCATCACTTGATAGGGTTTTACAGGTTGAAGCTGATACAAAG CTGAAGGTCCATTGCATACTACCTTCTATTCCTCATGATCCAGAAGATGATATCTCCATGGAAGACAAATATAGTGACGAGTTGGaaacagtgaaagatgtaaCAAAGAAAGGGTACAAGATTACAGCCGATGACTGGGAAAATAGGTGTGTAGACACATTTGACACATTGGATGCTCTTATTCAAATGATGGCAAATAAGGAGACTGGCCAAGCTTCTACTCCGATTGATGAGGATTCAGtaaatgaaaaagtgaacaggatCATCACGGTAATGGAGGAGAATCTGAAGAGCATGAAGGATCGAATGTCATTActggaagaagaaaacatacaTCTTAGAGCTCGTGTGTCAGAGTTGGAAGGAAACAGCAATGTTTTTCCCACTAACGTGACACAAAAG CGATCCAGTGGgacacctttatctccaatgtctcacacgcaaccatcgagtgagacacctttatctccaatgtctcaacagcctaatttgacacatgag GAGACAATGATTGAATCAGCTGCATCTCCAAAGTCTCAACAAAATGAG GATTACACGCAATCATCGAGTGAGacgcctttatctccaatgtctcaacagcctaatttgacaaatgag GACACAATGAATGAATCAGATGATGAAACTCATGCCCTTGATACTCAAGTATTCTCTCCTAATCTGACaaaagag AGGGAAACACAAACCTCTACTGATGAAACGCcacccaaaactaatcaaggaGAAGGAAAACCAGATGATGAG ATTGTGATTGAGTCACCTGCTGCTCAGACTCAAGTTTTGCAAAAAGAAACACTGGAAATGAATGagacaccttcttctccaatatCTCCAAAGAGTATTGAGACTCAAGTTTTTACTCCAATTCAGAAACAGCAg aCGGTAACAGAGGAAACGTATGAGGCTACACAGCCATTGACTGAGATCATTTCAGCAAACAATAAAAAG GAGGATACACATGCTGTGCATTACAGACCCTCCTCTCCATTGTCTTCACTAATTGCACTAGTtattgaagaaaataagaatgctttg AGTGAGACAGAAACTGCGACCCAATATTTTTCTACAAGTGAAGGAGAGCATTCACAATCAAGCAGAAAGAATCAAGCGGAAGAATATCTCAAGGATACTACAGAACCTACTACTGAGCTAGTTTCCACAGATGTTTCGAAGACACAGCCTCTTACTCCGCAAACACAGCACCTTCAGACAAGTGAGGGAGATCAATCCGATGAGACACCATCAGAGCAGAATCAAGCAGAAGAAAATCTCAAGGATACTACAGAACCTACTACTGAGCTAGTTTCCACATATGTTTCGAAGATGCCGCCTATTACTCAGCAAACAGAGCATCTTCAGACAAGTTCTAtagatttttcagaaaaaaacgaG GTTGAAGTAAGCAGGCTTCTAGCTCACTTTCAAATAGGCGCAGAGGTTGAAATTTTGTCTACTGATGACGAAATATGGTATCCAGGAAAGGTTGTTGATCTTAAACTGTGTGAAGGACTAGAGGAGCTGACAGTTGAGTACACGACACTCTTCACAGACCAACATAGACTTCAGAAACTTCAGGATACTATCACGGCTGACAAAATACGTCCTGCAACACCAACTAGTGACCAAAAATCCTTTGAGATGATGGATAAGGTAGAAGCCTTCTACAACAATGGCTGGAGCAGCGGACAAATTAGCATGGTACTTGGTGATAACACATACTCGGTGTGTCTCTATACTTCTATGGAAACTATTCTATTCAAACATTCAGATTTGCGAATTCATAGAGAATGGAAAGATGGAGTCTGGAAGATGGCAGATAAG GTGAAGCCTGATAAGAAAAGGAAAGCTGCTGCCTCATCACAAAATTCAGGAATGgataatgttttcctaagaagGAGCGAGAGGGTGCCTAAACGATCTAGAGACACAAAAACTCCATTCAAGTCTGACAGAAATCCGGCTTTAACTGTAATACCTGAGATTATACCTGCAGTTGATCCGTTTTCAACTCCTGCGGAACATAAGCTTTCAAGGCTTCAAAATTGGATGACATTAAAGCCCGGCATGCATGAAAC GTCCCTATCAATCAATGATAATAAGATAAGGAAATCTTTCTTTCAAAGCATGGAAAATGCAAAAAAGGACCTTAAGAAAGAG cacatTGATGGAGCCTTTGCAATGCTAAATTGCAGAAGAAATGAGAATGCTGCTTGGTTCCACAACTACAAGATTCCAAAGGCGTGCTTCCTACCTATGGAGTTCTTGCATTGCTTGCTCTCTGATGATTTGGCttacaagaaagaaaaggtcaaaggtaaaaagattttcaacgatttatttaaagatactGTGAGAGGGAAGGTATATCCAGAGAAGACATGGGGAGAAGATGTTGATGTTGTGTATGGGATTACTCTTGGAAAAAAAAGCAATGTCTGGATTGGGATGGAAattcatttgaagaagaaaagaatcacaGTATATGATTGTTTTCAAAAGGAAAGCAACAGCATTGATATTCCTCAAGTGAAAAAGTTGGCAG TGTTGATTTCTAATCTGCTGGTGGAATCTTCTGGTGATGAGGTAGATAAGGTGAAGATGATTCCATTTGAGATTGAGCAGGCACAAGGTTTACCCAAGACAAAACATCCTTTCAACTGTGGGATATTTCTTGTCAAGATTCTGGAGTGCCAGTCATTGAAGATAGGAGACATGACAAAGATTAATGATGACAATGCATTGGAGCTAAGGAGAACCTTGTCTTGTGAGATCTTCAACCAATTTGTGGATGAGAGCTTTGGGAAATGA